A portion of the Pseudomonas protegens CHA0 genome contains these proteins:
- a CDS encoding inorganic phosphate transporter produces the protein MATPSLTAASSNLDSKPQLDKKPGPFTLVAFFAVLAMGLLFTAYSLVHDMHELGTTVTTWTPFLLLGVALLIALGFEFVNGFHDTANAVATVIYTHSLPPQFAVVWSGLFNFLGVLLSSGAVAFGIIALLPVELILQVGSSAGFAMIFALLIAAILWNLGTWWLGLPASSSHTLIGSIIGVGVANALMHGRDGTSGVDWGQATKVGYALLFSPLIGFVFAALLLLALRLFVKNRALYKAPKGDAPPPWWIRGLLILTCTGVSFAHGSNDGQKGMGLIMLILVGTLPMAYALNRTMPADQSLQFAAVAEVTQQALVKSAPQPAPADSRAVLSEYMRSKEATPELIPALAALTGAIGTEVKGYGSLAKVPAEAMGNVRNDMYLTSEAIRLMDKNQVGHFDQDTRDKLQLFKQQIDNATRFIPLWVKIAVAIALGLGTMVGWKRIVVTVGEKIGKTHLTYAQGASAETVAMLTIGAADMFGLPVSTTHVLSSGVAGTMVANGGGLQMRTIRNLAMAWVLTLPAAILLSGSLYWLFTQLF, from the coding sequence ATGGCCACCCCGTCCCTGACTGCCGCTTCGTCCAACCTCGACAGCAAACCGCAACTGGATAAAAAGCCCGGCCCCTTCACCCTCGTCGCCTTCTTCGCGGTGCTGGCCATGGGCTTGCTGTTCACCGCCTACAGCCTGGTGCACGATATGCACGAGCTGGGCACCACGGTCACCACCTGGACCCCGTTCCTGCTCCTGGGCGTGGCGTTGCTGATCGCCCTGGGCTTCGAGTTCGTCAACGGTTTCCATGACACCGCCAACGCCGTGGCCACGGTGATCTACACCCACTCGCTGCCGCCGCAGTTCGCGGTGGTCTGGTCCGGCCTGTTCAACTTCCTCGGCGTACTGCTGTCCAGCGGCGCGGTGGCTTTCGGCATCATCGCCCTGCTGCCGGTGGAACTGATCCTGCAGGTGGGTTCCTCCGCCGGTTTCGCGATGATCTTCGCCCTGCTGATCGCCGCCATCCTATGGAACCTCGGCACCTGGTGGCTGGGCCTGCCGGCTTCGTCTTCCCACACCCTGATCGGCTCGATCATCGGTGTCGGCGTGGCCAATGCCCTGATGCATGGCCGCGACGGCACCAGCGGCGTGGACTGGGGCCAGGCCACCAAGGTCGGCTACGCCCTGCTGTTCTCGCCCCTGATCGGCTTCGTGTTCGCCGCCCTGCTGCTGTTGGCCCTGCGCCTGTTCGTCAAGAACCGTGCCCTGTACAAGGCCCCCAAGGGCGACGCACCGCCGCCCTGGTGGATTCGCGGGCTGCTGATCCTGACCTGCACCGGCGTGTCCTTCGCCCACGGTTCCAACGACGGCCAGAAAGGCATGGGCCTGATCATGCTGATCCTGGTGGGCACCCTGCCCATGGCCTACGCCTTGAACCGCACCATGCCCGCCGACCAGTCGCTGCAATTCGCCGCGGTGGCCGAAGTCACCCAGCAGGCCCTGGTGAAGAGTGCCCCGCAACCGGCGCCGGCCGATTCCCGCGCGGTGCTCTCGGAGTACATGCGCAGCAAGGAAGCGACACCGGAACTGATCCCCGCGCTGGCCGCCCTGACCGGCGCCATCGGCACTGAAGTGAAGGGCTACGGTTCGCTGGCCAAGGTGCCCGCCGAAGCCATGGGCAACGTGCGCAACGACATGTACCTGACCAGCGAGGCGATCCGCCTGATGGACAAGAATCAGGTAGGCCACTTCGACCAGGACACCCGGGACAAACTGCAACTGTTCAAGCAACAGATCGACAACGCCACGCGCTTCATTCCGCTGTGGGTGAAGATCGCCGTGGCCATCGCCCTTGGCCTGGGCACCATGGTGGGCTGGAAGCGCATCGTGGTCACCGTTGGCGAAAAGATCGGCAAGACCCACCTGACCTACGCCCAGGGCGCCTCGGCGGAAACCGTGGCGATGCTGACCATCGGCGCGGCGGACATGTTCGGCCTGCCGGTGTCCACCACCCATGTGCTGTCCTCGGGGGTGGCCGGGACCATGGTGGCCAATGGCGGCGGCTTGCAGATGCGCACCATCCGCAACCTGGCCATGGCCTGGGTGCTGACCCTGCCGGCGGCGATCCTGCTGTCCGGCAGCCTGTACTGGTTGTTCACTCAGCTGTTCTGA
- a CDS encoding transporter, with protein MNHSIDQSHRDSDLFGLLYGFSFRPGERGRELDSAKALQALQHPEDSEEFLWLHLNLAHAACERWMKSHLQLPDEFFEALHEGSRSTRIEQVDSALLAVVNDVVFNFGSMVSSDISTLWVCARSRLIVSARLQPLHSVDKLRSSVKAGERFRSPLELLVHLLRDQGEVLTQIVRRTSLSVDQIEDQLLAARVSTNRAELGAMRRVLVRLQRLLALEPGSLLRLLNRPPQWLQKEDVKELRKSTEEFALIINDLTALGERIKLLQEEIAANLNEQTNRTLFTLTVVTVLALPINIIAGFFGMNVGGIPFSGDPEGFWILVALVATFTVIAGRWAFRKRQDY; from the coding sequence ATGAACCACAGCATCGACCAGAGTCACCGTGATTCCGATCTGTTCGGCCTGCTCTACGGTTTCAGCTTTCGCCCCGGCGAACGGGGCCGCGAACTGGACTCGGCCAAGGCCCTGCAAGCCCTGCAACACCCCGAGGACAGCGAGGAGTTCCTCTGGCTGCACCTGAACCTGGCTCACGCCGCGTGCGAGCGCTGGATGAAGTCCCACCTGCAATTGCCCGACGAATTCTTCGAGGCCCTGCACGAAGGCTCGCGCTCGACCCGCATCGAACAGGTGGATTCGGCCCTGCTGGCGGTGGTCAACGACGTGGTGTTCAACTTCGGCAGCATGGTTTCCTCGGACATCTCCACCCTCTGGGTCTGCGCCCGCAGCCGCCTGATCGTCAGCGCCCGCCTGCAGCCGCTGCACTCGGTGGACAAGCTGCGCTCCTCGGTCAAGGCCGGAGAACGCTTTCGCTCGCCCCTGGAACTGCTGGTGCACCTGCTACGGGACCAGGGCGAAGTGCTGACCCAGATCGTGCGCCGGACCAGCCTCAGCGTGGATCAGATCGAGGACCAGTTGCTGGCAGCCCGGGTCTCCACCAACCGTGCCGAACTGGGGGCCATGCGCCGGGTGCTGGTGCGCCTGCAACGGCTGCTGGCCCTGGAGCCGGGCTCGCTGCTGCGCCTGCTCAACCGCCCGCCGCAATGGTTGCAAAAGGAAGACGTCAAGGAGCTGCGCAAGTCCACCGAAGAGTTCGCCCTGATCATCAACGACCTCACCGCCCTGGGGGAGCGGATCAAGCTGCTGCAGGAAGAAATCGCCGCCAACCTCAACGAACAGACCAACCGCACCCTGTTCACCCTGACGGTGGTCACGGTGCTGGCGTTGCCGATCAACATCATCGCCGGTTTCTTTGGCATGAACGTCGGTGGCATTCCGTTCTCCGGCGACCCGGAGGGCTTCTGGATCCTGGTAGCGCTGGTGGCCACTTTCACCGTGATCGCCGGGCGCTGGGCCTTTCGCAAACGCCAGGACTACTGA